The proteins below come from a single Cannabis sativa cultivar Pink pepper isolate KNU-18-1 chromosome 3, ASM2916894v1, whole genome shotgun sequence genomic window:
- the LOC115711373 gene encoding uncharacterized protein LOC115711373: MFLTRYFGRTLLAAAKSETPAAAAAAASSARTEYNPLAEFFEVDRSTEDEKPVVYGRSWKASELRLKSWDDLQKLWYVLLKEKNMLMTQRQMLNAQNLRFPNPERVPKVRKSMCRIKQVLTERAIEEPDPRRSAEMKRMVNAL; encoded by the exons ATGTTTCTAACGAGATACTTTGGGAGAACACTCCTTGCCGCCGCTAAATCAGAGACTCCGGCTGCAGCAGCAGCTGCTGCTTCTTCAGCAAGGACAGAATACAACCCCCTCGCTGAGTTCTTTGAGGTAGATCGAAGCACAGAAGATGAGAAGCCTGTTGTCTATG GTCGTAGTTGGAAAGCATCTGAACTGCGCTTGAAGTCTTGGGATGACCTTCAAAAGCTATGGTACGTACTGTTGAAGGAGAAAAACATGCTGATGACACAACGGCAGATGCTTAATGCACAAAATCTCCGCTTTCCTAATCCAGAACGTGTTCCCAAG GTGAGAAAGTCGATGTGTCGTATTAAGCAAGTACTGACAGAGAGAGCAATTGAAGAACCTGATCCCAGGAGGTCTGCTGAGATGAAGAGGATGGTAAATGCTTTGTGA